The following proteins come from a genomic window of Achromobacter deleyi:
- the hfq gene encoding RNA chaperone Hfq — MSNKGQTLQDPFLNTLRKDHVPVSIYLVNGIKLQGQIESFDQYVVLLRNTVTQMVYKHAISTVVPARAVNFQVEVPAE; from the coding sequence ATGAGCAATAAAGGGCAAACTCTGCAAGATCCGTTCCTGAACACGCTGCGCAAGGATCATGTGCCGGTGTCGATCTACCTGGTGAACGGTATCAAGCTTCAAGGGCAAATCGAATCTTTCGACCAATACGTGGTGCTGCTGCGTAACACGGTCACGCAAATGGTCTACAAGCACGCCATTTCCACCGTTGTTCCCGCCCGCGCCGTGAATTTTCAGGTGGAAGTCCCTGCTGAGTAA
- the hisC gene encoding histidinol-phosphate transaminase, which yields MSRFWSPVVGTLSPYVPGEQPKLQNLVKLNTNEHPYGPSPKVLEAIRAACDDTLKLYPDPSSDRLRQAVATAVGVAPASVFVGNGSDEVLAHAFLALLKHERPLRFPDITYSFYPVYCGLYGIDYETLPLTEDFRIDVEDYLPGRHGQAGAIIFPNPNAPTGRALTLAEIERVLAGNPDCVVVVDEAYVDFGAESAIPLTTRYDNLLVIQTLSKSRSLAGLRVGFAVGSPALIDGLERVKNSFNSYPVDRLASAGAVAALEDVDYFEQTRQAVIQTRGRMTTGLQALGFEVLPSSANFVFTRHASRDAAALAAGLRERSIIVRHFRLPRIDQFLRITVGTDEQCELLLKALAELV from the coding sequence ATGAGCCGTTTCTGGAGTCCCGTGGTCGGGACGCTCAGTCCGTATGTCCCGGGCGAGCAGCCCAAGCTTCAGAACCTGGTCAAGCTCAATACCAACGAGCATCCCTACGGGCCGTCGCCCAAGGTGCTCGAGGCGATCCGCGCCGCGTGCGACGACACGCTCAAGCTCTATCCCGATCCGTCGTCCGACCGCCTGCGCCAGGCGGTGGCGACGGCTGTCGGCGTGGCGCCGGCCAGCGTCTTCGTGGGCAACGGCTCGGATGAAGTGCTGGCGCACGCCTTCCTGGCGCTGCTCAAGCACGAGCGTCCGCTGCGCTTTCCCGACATCACCTACAGCTTCTATCCGGTCTATTGCGGCCTGTACGGCATCGATTACGAGACGCTGCCGCTGACGGAAGATTTCCGCATCGACGTCGAAGACTACCTGCCGGGCCGCCATGGCCAGGCGGGCGCCATCATCTTCCCCAATCCCAACGCGCCCACCGGCCGCGCGCTGACGCTGGCGGAGATCGAGCGCGTGCTGGCGGGCAACCCGGATTGCGTGGTGGTGGTGGACGAGGCCTACGTCGATTTCGGCGCCGAATCGGCCATCCCGCTGACCACGCGCTACGACAACCTGCTGGTCATCCAGACGCTGTCCAAATCGCGTTCACTGGCGGGCCTGCGGGTCGGTTTCGCGGTCGGCAGCCCGGCCCTGATCGACGGCCTGGAACGCGTCAAGAACAGCTTCAATTCCTATCCGGTGGATCGCCTGGCCTCGGCCGGCGCGGTCGCGGCGCTCGAGGATGTCGACTACTTCGAGCAGACTCGCCAGGCGGTGATCCAGACCCGCGGGCGGATGACGACCGGCCTGCAGGCCCTGGGCTTCGAGGTGCTGCCGTCCAGCGCCAACTTCGTGTTCACCCGGCACGCCTCGCGCGATGCCGCCGCGCTGGCCGCCGGCCTGCGCGAGCGCAGCATCATCGTGCGCCATTTCCGCCTGCCGCGCATAGACCAGTTTCTGCGTATTACAGTGGGCACGGACGAGCAGTGCGAATTGCTTCTGAAAGCGCTCGCAGAGCTCGTCTGA